Proteins encoded within one genomic window of Bacillus sp. SM2101:
- a CDS encoding iron-sulfur cluster biosynthesis family protein, which yields MKITFTKKAIDHIETNMEQSKLLKLAYDTEGCGCVVSGVSALWIVDKANDDEIKVNTNFIPLLIDQSKTVFFDEEMTIDFTESANCFMLKSPSQILNPRMSLVEMGE from the coding sequence TTGAAAATTACATTTACAAAAAAAGCTATAGATCATATAGAGACTAATATGGAACAAAGTAAATTGTTAAAGCTTGCTTACGACACAGAAGGGTGTGGCTGTGTAGTTAGTGGTGTTTCGGCATTGTGGATTGTTGATAAAGCAAATGATGATGAGATAAAAGTCAATACGAATTTTATACCATTGCTAATTGATCAATCAAAAACAGTGTTTTTTGATGAAGAGATGACGATTGATTTTACAGAGAGTGCAAACTGTTTCATGCTCAAAAGTCCAAGCCAAATCTTAAATCCACGGATGAGCTTAGTAGAGATGGGTGAATAG
- a CDS encoding alpha/beta hydrolase, with protein MITLFIFIVALFTIIVITGFILTNQIIYIKKKDDDELYNREVNEGRFKPEAFTQLPCQKIEIQSKYNYKIHGWLIAPHQANKYMIFCHGVTVNKVNSIKYMDVFLERGWNVLAYDHRRHGESGGKTTSYGYYEKHDLAEVVNWLKQRVDHNSMIGIHGESMGAVTVLLYADMVKDGADFYIADCPFSDFEEQLVYRVKKSVNLPKQLFIPLTNLFLQWREGYSLKNISPISIVENITQPILFIHSQKDDYILPEMTKNLYKQKKGPKKLFLAQNGSHALSLAENKTAYEQVLDEFLAQYKLDN; from the coding sequence ATGATAACACTATTCATTTTTATTGTAGCGTTATTTACCATTATCGTAATTACTGGATTTATACTAACAAATCAAATTATATATATTAAAAAGAAAGATGATGATGAGCTATATAACCGAGAAGTAAATGAAGGTCGCTTTAAACCTGAAGCTTTTACACAACTGCCTTGTCAAAAAATTGAGATACAATCAAAATACAACTACAAAATCCACGGTTGGCTTATTGCACCACACCAGGCAAATAAATATATGATATTTTGTCACGGAGTAACCGTGAATAAAGTGAATTCTATTAAATATATGGATGTATTTTTAGAGAGAGGTTGGAATGTTCTTGCATATGATCATCGCCGTCACGGTGAATCCGGTGGAAAAACAACAAGCTACGGGTATTACGAAAAGCATGACCTCGCTGAAGTTGTTAACTGGTTAAAACAGCGTGTCGACCATAATAGTATGATTGGTATACATGGAGAATCAATGGGCGCAGTAACGGTACTATTATATGCTGACATGGTTAAGGATGGAGCTGATTTCTATATAGCAGATTGTCCTTTCTCTGATTTCGAGGAACAGTTAGTCTACCGCGTAAAAAAGTCGGTTAACCTTCCTAAACAGTTGTTTATACCTTTGACAAACCTATTTTTACAATGGCGAGAGGGGTACTCCTTAAAGAACATATCCCCCATTTCTATCGTAGAAAATATTACACAACCAATTCTGTTTATTCATAGTCAAAAGGATGACTATATTTTACCTGAAATGACTAAAAATCTATACAAACAAAAAAAAGGACCCAAAAAGCTATTTCTAGCTCAAAATGGATCACATGCATTGTCTTTAGCAGAGAATAAAACAGCTTACGAACAAGTTCTTGACGAATTTTTAGCGCAGTATAAACTCGATAATTAA
- a CDS encoding YolD-like family protein — MIRDRGTIKWVSMMLPEHTKLLRELEKKQQRASKPLLDEQRLEELNEMIHIGIAGNQTLSFSYYQNHAINTVEGNIHFIDHINKTVRIMDRVEKIHDVQFVNIVDIQPL; from the coding sequence GTGATTCGAGACCGTGGAACAATTAAATGGGTATCAATGATGCTCCCTGAACATACAAAGCTGTTAAGGGAGTTAGAAAAAAAACAGCAGAGAGCTTCAAAGCCGTTGTTAGATGAGCAACGACTAGAAGAGTTGAATGAAATGATTCATATCGGTATAGCTGGAAATCAAACATTATCTTTTTCCTATTATCAAAATCATGCGATAAATACTGTTGAAGGTAATATTCATTTTATAGACCACATTAATAAAACCGTACGCATCATGGATAGGGTTGAAAAAATCCATGATGTACAGTTTGTTAATATTGTAGACATTCAGCCTTTGTAA
- a CDS encoding NUDIX hydrolase, with translation MNHLKEKTIKKNKLFTGKIIDLYVEDVELPNGKTSKREIVKHPGAVAVIAVTSENKIVMVQQYRKPLERVLVEIPAGKLEQGEEPIETAKRELEEETGYTAHKLTHLTSFYTSPGFADELVHLYVAEGLIKLEIKAQLDEDEFVDVIELTLDEALAYMSEKRIYDAKTAYAVQHLQMKQLAENSNN, from the coding sequence ATGAATCATTTAAAGGAAAAAACAATTAAAAAAAATAAACTGTTTACTGGGAAAATTATTGATTTATATGTAGAGGATGTAGAATTACCGAACGGTAAAACGAGTAAGAGAGAAATAGTAAAACACCCTGGAGCTGTTGCTGTAATTGCTGTAACAAGTGAAAATAAGATTGTCATGGTACAGCAATATCGGAAACCATTAGAACGTGTTCTTGTAGAAATACCGGCAGGCAAATTGGAACAAGGGGAAGAACCAATTGAAACAGCAAAAAGAGAATTAGAAGAAGAGACAGGTTATACTGCTCACAAGTTAACTCATTTAACATCATTTTACACTTCACCGGGTTTTGCAGATGAACTTGTTCACCTTTATGTTGCAGAAGGTTTAATAAAATTAGAGATAAAAGCACAATTAGATGAAGATGAATTCGTTGATGTAATTGAGTTAACGTTAGATGAAGCATTAGCTTATATGTCGGAAAAACGAATATATGATGCGAAAACAGCCTATGCTGTTCAACATCTACAAATGAAGCAATTAGCTGAAAATAGTAACAACTGA
- a CDS encoding hydroxymethylglutaryl-CoA lyase: MQLPDQVTIIEVGPRDGLQNENALIPTEKKIQFIHSLMEAGIHEMELTSFVSPKWVPQMKDAEDIISSCLDTTKRHFVLAPNKKGVDRLYKTSCKHVAVFVGVSNTFNKKNINKTTAESITELIPLIHELKEKGYFVRACISTSFYCPYEGKISEADVMSLCGHFVNAGVDELSVADTIGMANPQQVFSLFTKLKARFPHVLLTGHFHDTRGMAIANIYAALQAGTIRFDTSVGGLGGCPFAKGATGNVATEDVVFMMHQMGINTNIELTKLTESLNVIRPFLTKSLNSNYDDIVQKTLL, from the coding sequence ATGCAATTACCTGATCAAGTCACAATTATTGAGGTCGGTCCACGTGATGGGCTACAAAATGAAAATGCCCTCATTCCTACTGAAAAAAAAATTCAGTTTATTCATAGCTTAATGGAGGCTGGTATTCATGAAATGGAACTAACTTCGTTCGTCTCACCAAAATGGGTACCACAAATGAAAGATGCCGAGGACATAATTTCATCTTGCTTAGATACAACGAAACGGCACTTTGTGTTAGCCCCAAATAAAAAAGGGGTTGACCGGCTTTACAAAACTTCTTGTAAACATGTTGCCGTTTTTGTCGGGGTCAGTAACACGTTTAACAAAAAAAATATTAATAAAACGACAGCTGAAAGCATCACAGAATTAATCCCACTTATTCATGAGTTAAAAGAAAAAGGCTATTTCGTACGTGCATGTATATCCACTTCATTTTATTGCCCTTATGAAGGGAAAATTTCTGAGGCGGATGTCATGTCATTATGTGGTCATTTTGTCAATGCTGGAGTAGATGAATTAAGTGTTGCCGATACGATTGGAATGGCTAATCCACAACAAGTTTTTTCATTGTTTACCAAATTGAAAGCAAGATTTCCTCACGTACTACTCACCGGTCATTTTCATGACACACGCGGAATGGCGATAGCAAATATTTATGCAGCACTCCAAGCTGGTACTATACGTTTCGATACATCTGTAGGTGGGTTAGGAGGATGTCCGTTTGCTAAGGGGGCAACTGGCAATGTAGCTACAGAAGATGTCGTATTTATGATGCATCAAATGGGCATTAATACGAACATTGAGCTAACTAAACTAACTGAATCCCTCAATGTTATTCGCCCATTTTTAACGAAATCCTTAAACAGCAACTATGACGATATTGTACAAAAAACACTGCTATAA
- a CDS encoding YqkE family protein, which translates to MKMKKNKHKKQHKQKSHDDALSVKDRLNSSLFQQLQEKKNELAMEEKKRQEDEENRKREERRQREKNKSFEELLNESNLNWDDYK; encoded by the coding sequence ATCAAAATGAAGAAAAATAAACATAAAAAACAGCATAAACAAAAGAGTCATGATGATGCATTAAGTGTAAAAGACCGACTTAATTCTTCACTTTTTCAACAATTACAAGAAAAAAAGAATGAATTAGCGATGGAAGAGAAAAAAAGACAAGAAGATGAAGAAAACAGAAAACGAGAAGAACGTCGTCAACGTGAAAAGAACAAATCCTTTGAAGAACTATTAAATGAAAGTAATTTAAATTGGGATGACTATAAATAG
- a CDS encoding CDGSH iron-sulfur domain-containing protein: MSDVRIKVLDNGPLRVTGNIELVDGDGNSFETKQAYSLCRCGLSSKAPYCDGSHKDKFESSVRAE; encoded by the coding sequence ATGTCTGATGTTCGAATTAAAGTGTTAGATAATGGACCATTACGAGTAACTGGTAACATTGAATTAGTTGATGGAGATGGTAACAGTTTTGAAACGAAGCAAGCTTATTCTTTATGCAGGTGTGGCTTATCGAGTAAAGCACCATATTGTGACGGATCTCATAAAGATAAGTTCGAATCTTCTGTTCGAGCTGAGTAA
- a CDS encoding isochorismatase family cysteine hydrolase — protein sequence MNREALLIIDMSNDFVSDKGNLTVGKPAQQIVANIIKAAEDFIKNDQVVAICMDAHEENDPHFELWPAHNVKGTWGQELFGDLAEWFEENKNHPNVVYIPKPEYDAFYDTALHEELQNRNVKKVHVTGVCTDICNFLTAYGAYARGYQTVAHRDKMATFTENEDTFVTHMETVFKTEIR from the coding sequence ATGAATCGAGAAGCACTACTCATTATTGATATGAGTAATGATTTTGTATCAGATAAAGGAAATTTAACAGTTGGGAAGCCTGCACAACAAATCGTCGCAAATATTATTAAGGCGGCTGAGGATTTTATTAAGAATGATCAAGTAGTTGCAATTTGTATGGATGCACATGAAGAAAATGATCCGCATTTTGAATTGTGGCCAGCGCATAACGTGAAGGGTACGTGGGGGCAGGAACTATTTGGTGATTTAGCCGAATGGTTTGAGGAGAATAAAAACCATCCAAATGTTGTATACATCCCGAAGCCTGAATATGATGCATTTTATGACACAGCACTGCATGAAGAGTTGCAAAACAGAAATGTAAAAAAAGTGCACGTCACAGGTGTCTGTACAGATATTTGTAATTTTTTAACTGCTTACGGTGCATATGCACGAGGATACCAAACGGTTGCACATCGTGATAAAATGGCAACTTTTACAGAGAATGAAGATACGTTTGTAACACATATGGAAACAGTGTTTAAGACTGAAATAAGGTAA
- a CDS encoding endonuclease Q family protein: MQQYYVDLHIHLGRTNSGKPVKITASKTMTLPTILHEALNRKGLDMVGIIDCHVPEVQNELEDLLSEGEMTEHVEGGLCYRNLTVILGCEIEVFDEHCKGPVHVLVYFPTLAKMKEFTHWLESRLKNITLSTQRMYGTAVELQQKVKSMSGLFIPAHIFTPYKSLYGKGVASSLTEIFDPQLIDAVELGLSADSYMADQIIELHNYTYLSNSDAHSVGKIAREYQVIQMKTPSFQELKKALHNESNREVVANYGLDPKLGKYYHAVCERCFATMRLGEGCCVKCGHKKIIKGVYYRLKELKNTNSKRENRPSYIHQVPLEFIPGIGKKTLQKLLDHFQTEMAIIHQVPEKSLLRVVNRSIVNSIMNARNGTLCVETGGGGKYGRVK, translated from the coding sequence ATGCAACAATATTATGTCGATTTACATATTCATCTCGGAAGGACAAACTCAGGTAAGCCTGTAAAGATCACTGCATCAAAAACAATGACGTTACCAACTATATTACATGAAGCCTTAAACCGTAAAGGACTTGATATGGTTGGTATCATTGATTGCCACGTTCCAGAAGTACAAAATGAGCTTGAGGACCTTTTAAGTGAAGGAGAAATGACTGAACATGTAGAAGGGGGGCTTTGCTATAGAAATCTTACAGTAATACTTGGGTGTGAAATCGAAGTGTTTGATGAACATTGTAAAGGACCAGTTCATGTTTTAGTGTATTTTCCAACATTAGCAAAGATGAAAGAATTTACACATTGGTTAGAAAGTAGATTGAAAAATATAACGCTAAGTACACAAAGAATGTATGGAACGGCTGTTGAATTACAACAAAAAGTAAAATCAATGTCGGGATTATTTATTCCAGCACATATATTTACTCCCTATAAAAGCTTGTACGGAAAAGGTGTAGCTTCTTCCCTAACGGAAATTTTTGATCCCCAATTAATAGATGCTGTAGAGCTTGGTTTGAGTGCAGATTCGTACATGGCAGATCAAATAATTGAGTTACATAACTATACGTATTTATCAAATTCAGACGCCCATTCAGTAGGGAAAATTGCTCGAGAATACCAAGTGATTCAAATGAAAACACCTTCTTTTCAAGAGTTGAAAAAAGCCTTGCACAATGAAAGTAATCGTGAGGTTGTAGCTAATTATGGGCTTGACCCTAAGCTAGGAAAATATTATCACGCAGTATGTGAAAGGTGCTTCGCAACTATGAGACTTGGAGAGGGATGTTGTGTAAAATGCGGACATAAGAAGATAATAAAGGGTGTTTATTATCGTTTAAAGGAACTAAAAAATACAAATTCAAAGCGAGAAAATAGACCTAGCTATATCCACCAAGTTCCACTTGAGTTTATACCTGGCATTGGCAAGAAGACATTGCAAAAATTACTTGATCATTTTCAAACTGAAATGGCGATTATACATCAAGTTCCAGAGAAATCATTGCTTCGTGTTGTCAATCGATCAATTGTTAATTCGATTATGAATGCACGGAACGGTACTCTTTGTGTAGAAACAGGCGGTGGAGGAAAATACGGCAGAGTAAAATAA
- a CDS encoding UV damage repair protein UvrX, which yields MIDYSKMPHHNILCIDMKSFFASCAAVLLNLDPLTCYLAVVGDTERQGSVVLAASPRLKKEFGIRTGSRLFEIPKDPRIVIVNPKMRTYLRISMELTKLFQRYVPGEAVHTYSVDESFLQVDGTEKLWGDAETTAQKLKEDIEREYEVPCAIGIGPNMLMAKLCLDLEAKKTGIARWTYDDVETKLWPLSPLSQMWGIGGKMEKRLNRIGIFSVGQLANYSLKLLEQKFGIMGNQLYYHAWGVDFSELGAPFLQGQISFGKSQILLRDYPNPTDVKRVILEMCEEVARRTRTAKKVGRTVSLGIGYSKDEFGGGFYRSKTMEEPTNITMDIYNVCIELFQKHYTNKTVRKISIALSNIEDDLNMQLSLFEMNKPKQQALGYCMDEIRRKYGSNAILRAVSYTDAGTARHRSTLVGGHKQ from the coding sequence TTGATCGATTATAGCAAAATGCCTCACCATAACATCTTATGTATTGATATGAAAAGCTTTTTTGCAAGTTGTGCAGCAGTACTGCTGAATTTAGATCCACTGACATGCTACTTAGCGGTTGTTGGTGATACAGAAAGACAGGGGAGTGTTGTTTTAGCAGCTTCACCACGCTTGAAGAAGGAATTTGGTATTAGAACAGGGTCACGTTTATTTGAAATCCCTAAGGACCCGCGAATTGTAATCGTCAATCCAAAGATGCGCACATACTTACGTATATCAATGGAACTTACTAAGTTATTTCAGCGCTATGTGCCGGGAGAAGCAGTTCATACGTATAGCGTTGATGAGAGTTTTTTACAAGTGGATGGTACTGAGAAGCTATGGGGTGATGCAGAAACGACAGCTCAAAAATTAAAAGAAGATATAGAGAGAGAATATGAAGTTCCGTGTGCAATTGGTATAGGACCAAATATGCTTATGGCAAAACTATGCTTGGATTTAGAGGCAAAAAAAACAGGGATTGCTCGTTGGACGTATGATGATGTGGAAACAAAGCTTTGGCCGCTTTCACCACTTAGTCAAATGTGGGGAATTGGTGGGAAAATGGAAAAAAGATTAAACAGGATAGGAATATTCTCAGTAGGGCAGCTTGCTAATTATTCCCTCAAACTACTTGAACAAAAGTTTGGCATTATGGGAAATCAGCTATATTATCACGCGTGGGGTGTTGATTTTTCAGAGCTTGGTGCACCCTTTTTGCAAGGGCAAATTAGCTTTGGAAAAAGTCAAATTTTATTACGAGATTATCCAAATCCGACAGATGTAAAGCGAGTAATATTAGAAATGTGTGAGGAGGTGGCAAGAAGAACTCGCACAGCTAAAAAGGTCGGAAGAACGGTTAGTCTTGGTATTGGATATAGTAAAGATGAATTTGGCGGCGGATTTTATCGTTCAAAAACAATGGAAGAACCAACAAATATTACAATGGATATTTACAATGTTTGTATTGAGCTATTTCAAAAGCATTATACAAATAAAACAGTACGAAAAATCTCAATTGCACTGTCTAATATTGAGGATGATCTAAATATGCAACTATCGCTGTTTGAAATGAATAAACCGAAGCAGCAAGCACTCGGCTACTGTATGGATGAAATCAGGAGGAAATACGGCTCAAATGCAATTTTGCGAGCAGTTTCATATACGGATGCGGGGACGGCACGTCACCGCAGCACACTAGTAGGAGGCCATAAGCAATAG
- a CDS encoding oxidoreductase, producing the protein MNKTIHVGLVGFGFSGQVFHAPFVHSHPNLQLTKVVERTKSHSKELYPYTEVVRDFNELLEDEAIDLVIITTANELHYPMVKKALLKNKHVVVEKPFTISSEEATQLAKLANKQNRVLSVYHNRRFDGDFLTINQIIQQNLLGHVVEFESHYDRYRNFLKGSWREDNRPGSGILYDLGSHLIDQAITLFGYPHTVTADVRIQRPISQTIDSFDLKLDYDNLKILLKAGMLVREPGPRFIIHGTNGSFVKYEMDPQEEQLKNGMMPTNMMYGIEKEDHWGTLNTDLNDLHYKGKIETIKGNYMNFYNNIYDAIVNDLPLIVTGEQACNTIRIIELAMQSSEEGRSIPFTPQLI; encoded by the coding sequence ATGAACAAAACCATACATGTTGGTCTCGTTGGTTTTGGGTTTTCTGGACAAGTATTTCATGCCCCATTTGTTCATTCTCATCCAAACCTGCAATTAACAAAAGTCGTTGAACGAACGAAAAGTCATTCAAAGGAACTATACCCATACACAGAAGTTGTTCGTGACTTCAATGAACTGCTTGAAGACGAAGCAATTGATCTTGTTATCATTACTACGGCTAATGAGCTCCACTATCCTATGGTAAAGAAAGCATTACTGAAAAATAAACACGTGGTTGTCGAAAAACCTTTTACGATTTCCTCTGAAGAAGCAACACAATTAGCTAAACTAGCAAACAAACAAAATCGAGTGTTAAGTGTATATCACAATCGCCGCTTTGATGGTGATTTTTTAACTATAAACCAAATCATTCAACAAAATCTACTTGGTCATGTTGTAGAATTTGAGTCACACTACGATCGTTACCGAAATTTTTTAAAAGGCTCCTGGCGAGAAGACAATAGACCAGGATCAGGTATTTTGTATGATTTAGGCTCTCACTTAATCGACCAAGCAATCACATTATTCGGGTATCCTCATACTGTGACCGCTGATGTGCGAATTCAACGACCTATTTCTCAAACAATTGATTCTTTTGATCTCAAATTAGATTACGATAACCTCAAGATTTTACTAAAAGCTGGCATGTTAGTAAGAGAACCAGGACCTCGTTTTATCATTCACGGCACAAACGGTTCTTTTGTTAAATATGAGATGGACCCACAAGAGGAACAATTAAAAAATGGCATGATGCCTACAAATATGATGTATGGAATAGAAAAGGAAGATCATTGGGGCACCCTAAACACTGATCTTAATGACCTGCATTACAAAGGAAAAATTGAAACAATAAAGGGAAATTACATGAATTTCTACAACAATATTTATGATGCAATTGTAAATGACTTGCCACTAATCGTAACCGGTGAGCAAGCATGTAATACTATCCGCATTATTGAGTTAGCGATGCAAAGCTCCGAAGAGGGTAGAAGTATACCTTTTACACCTCAATTAATTTAG
- a CDS encoding aldo/keto reductase has protein sequence MNKRQVGSSDLFVSEIGLGCMSLGTDEKHAKSIVDHALDLGINFFDTADLYDFGVNEEIVGKALKNRRHDIILATKVGNRWSDNKDGWYWDASKQYIIETVKDNLRRLQTDYIDLYQLHGGTIEDHIDDTIDAFEQLKREGVIRQYGISSIRPNVIREFVNKSSIVSVMMQYSVLDRRPEELFSMLQKNNIHIIARGPLAKGILTEKPLMNAGKKVLEKGYLHYTYEELSHVRSEVTAICNNRSLTEIALQYCLHSSEVATVIPGASRNEQLIENVEGAATIGLTNSQYSKIQEVTKTNKYELHR, from the coding sequence TTGAACAAAAGACAAGTAGGTTCTTCAGATTTATTCGTTAGTGAAATTGGCCTAGGTTGTATGTCATTGGGCACAGATGAAAAGCACGCAAAATCAATTGTTGATCATGCACTCGATCTTGGTATCAATTTTTTTGACACAGCTGATTTATATGATTTTGGAGTAAATGAAGAAATAGTCGGTAAAGCATTAAAAAATAGGCGGCATGATATTATTCTCGCAACGAAAGTTGGAAACCGTTGGTCTGATAACAAAGATGGTTGGTACTGGGATGCTTCTAAACAATATATTATAGAGACTGTGAAAGACAACTTACGTAGACTTCAAACAGATTATATTGATTTATATCAGTTACATGGTGGGACGATAGAAGATCATATTGATGATACAATCGACGCCTTCGAACAGTTGAAGCGGGAAGGAGTCATTCGTCAATATGGGATATCCTCGATCCGACCAAATGTTATTCGAGAATTCGTCAATAAGTCATCAATCGTTAGTGTAATGATGCAATACAGCGTACTAGACCGCCGTCCTGAAGAATTATTCTCAATGTTGCAGAAAAACAATATTCATATCATTGCACGCGGTCCACTTGCAAAAGGAATCTTAACTGAAAAACCGCTTATGAACGCAGGGAAAAAAGTTTTAGAAAAAGGATACCTTCATTATACGTATGAAGAACTAAGTCATGTTCGAAGTGAAGTAACGGCTATTTGTAACAACCGCAGCTTAACTGAAATTGCGCTTCAATATTGTTTACATAGCTCTGAAGTAGCAACTGTTATACCAGGCGCGAGTAGAAATGAACAACTTATTGAAAATGTTGAAGGTGCAGCAACAATAGGTTTAACAAATTCACAGTATTCAAAAATACAAGAGGTTACTAAAACTAACAAATATGAGCTGCATCGATAA
- a CDS encoding GrpB family protein: MRKVEVHRYNSDWSRQFDLEKQALMHIYQTLAASYHHIGSTSIPNMSAKPIIDIMIEVDDLGLVDSLNGLMENIGYEARGENGVEDRRYFQKGGNHRTHHVHVFPTGHPQVLRHIIFRGYLINHSDEAMEYATLKERLATQYANDIASYIAEKDAFIKEIDRKAAKWYSNNR, translated from the coding sequence ATGAGAAAGGTTGAAGTACATCGCTATAATTCAGACTGGAGTCGGCAATTTGACTTGGAGAAACAAGCATTAATGCATATTTATCAAACCCTAGCTGCTAGTTATCATCATATCGGCAGTACATCAATTCCAAATATGTCGGCTAAGCCAATTATCGATATAATGATTGAAGTCGACGACCTAGGATTAGTAGATAGTTTAAATGGTTTAATGGAAAACATTGGCTATGAAGCAAGAGGAGAAAATGGCGTTGAGGACCGTCGTTACTTCCAAAAAGGCGGTAACCATCGAACACACCACGTACATGTATTTCCAACTGGCCACCCACAAGTTTTACGTCATATTATCTTTCGAGGTTATCTTATTAACCACTCCGATGAGGCAATGGAATACGCAACTTTAAAGGAGCGACTAGCAACACAATACGCAAACGATATTGCTAGTTATATTGCTGAGAAGGATGCCTTTATTAAAGAAATTGATCGTAAAGCAGCAAAATGGTACAGCAATAATCGATAA
- a CDS encoding TetR/AcrR family transcriptional regulator, with product MSKQIPKKEQLREEKRQRILHAAITLFSKNGYSETTIAAVAKASEVSFGTVFTYFSNKEQLFEAAVLEPLDEMKALFLYQTNKDHSPLEHLKQMVKEHVITFSQKETHLRLVQYVLGQHERFPKLFEQLDSFFHDVIDALKPIIIEGQKQGELHTLNPEIVATSYFQFLNGIRVTIINPPDGVIWKALIPQALLLFAPVNSKNIYDSTLNE from the coding sequence ATGTCTAAACAAATACCTAAAAAGGAACAACTACGGGAAGAAAAAAGACAAAGAATTTTACATGCAGCTATCACCCTCTTCTCGAAAAATGGCTATTCAGAAACAACAATTGCAGCTGTCGCCAAAGCTTCGGAAGTGAGTTTCGGAACTGTATTTACTTATTTTTCAAATAAGGAGCAACTTTTTGAGGCCGCGGTATTAGAACCGTTAGATGAAATGAAGGCGCTGTTTTTATATCAAACTAACAAAGATCACTCCCCCTTAGAACATCTTAAACAAATGGTTAAAGAGCATGTTATTACCTTTTCTCAAAAGGAAACCCATTTACGCTTAGTTCAGTATGTATTAGGGCAACATGAAAGGTTTCCAAAATTATTCGAGCAATTAGATTCTTTTTTCCATGACGTCATCGACGCACTGAAGCCAATCATTATAGAAGGACAAAAACAAGGTGAGCTACATACGTTGAATCCTGAAATCGTAGCAACATCTTATTTCCAATTTTTAAATGGGATTCGTGTAACAATTATTAATCCGCCCGATGGGGTTATATGGAAGGCACTTATTCCACAGGCGTTGCTCCTTTTTGCACCAGTAAATTCCAAGAATATTTACGATAGTACCCTCAATGAATGA